The Trichomycterus rosablanca isolate fTriRos1 unplaced genomic scaffold, fTriRos1.hap1 scaffold_260, whole genome shotgun sequence genome includes the window CAAAGGTTAAAAATATCATCTCTTGCAGGAATGAGGTATTTGTGGCATACAGCAGATTTGAGCAGCATGAATCATTCTTTGATTATCCACTGTCATCATCTACCTTTGGCCTATATTTGGTTCATGGGCTCACAAGAACGATACATTTCTGCAAAGCTGATCAAATAGAGGGGAAGGCCTTCCTAATTCCATATAAACACAAATGTGTGTCAATTCCACTCTTGCATGCAAAAACTCAGTAAATGTGTACTACCTTTCATAATGTTTGGAATCACTAGCAAGAATTTTTTTATATCCAAAACTAACTACAATGTGGATTTAAATATAGCAAACTACATATCAAACTGTCTATTCAATTAattcaatattttttatttaattttttaaaagtgaTAAATCAAATACTGCAATTCTGTTTACCATTTTTGTTTACCCTGAAATGTAAGCATCACATTTGATAAGTGgagaattgtgtgtgtaatgtaaaacTAGAAGTTTCAGATAATTAGGAAGCTACAAATGTAGCACAATATCCAAAATGTAGATGTATCCAGAGTAATGACCgtgtgtataaacacacacacacacacacacacacacacacacattactctGGATACATCTAAATTTTGGATATTGTGCTACATTTGTAGCTTCCTAATTATCTGAAACTTCTAGTTTTGCATTACATAATATTACAATGATATATTTATAACTGTGATCCCAAACGGTGAATGGTAGTGTgtgaaaaattttaatttattaatgcatctatctatctacagctcacttttaaaaataacaaaagtatTAGTACCTTTCTGTTAGAAAAAACGTGTCATTTTGGGGGGATTGGGCAGGGGGCAGTTCCCGCAATGTACCTCATAGTAGAGTTTGTTGGGGAGGAGCAAACCGGACCAGTGGCAAAATCTTGATATAAGGATGGCTTCTCCTGGTGGCCTCCCTACAAAGATGAAAACCGACTCTTGAAAAGTGTCAGGAAATCAGAGGTCCCACAGCCTGATAAAGGGTGGAGCCAGCACAGCGTGCGAATACTTTATGAATCAGGTGATAATAAAAGTTTGGTGACCACACACTGTAtggaaaaatatattattgtaaCCATAATATACCTGATCTAAGctgctcttttctttttttgccctCCTCACAGAGTCGTTTGACAACATTGTTGCCAACTGGAAAAAGTCATGCTACACATCAGATCTTAACTCAGAAACTGAGTTAAGAAACTCCAGCACAGAAACTCTGGGAAAGAGAGTCAGGAAGTGAGCTGTGCATACTGtgctataaatattataaaacaattctgcagtGTGTACTACCTATTGCTAATTTATTACTGTACTCTTGTAGAAAGAAAATATACTCTTTAtctgaacaagaagaagaagaaccacaATCTGCCAAAGTAAAACTTGCAAATGCACCAAGGCCCCCAGCCCCAccacaaaaacagaaacatggTTCAAAAAATAACGGTTAGTGCATTTAATTTTACAATTGTGTGGATCCtaccacacagactacacacatTTTTGTTGTTGAAGCAACCACAGTGCATGTCATCTACTAACAATCTCATACCATAGCTACACCTTTAATCACAAAAGAGTTGCAAAAATGTCAACGCTCTAAAAcctgactttttttttgcattcttaGCACTAACCAGCACCTTTCAGCCTGGAAGAGCAGAGCAGGAGTGGTGTAACAATCTGTCAGATAGTCAAGGTATAATGTCTGAAACATTTAGAATGGTGGATTTAAAAGGAACACTTCAGCATTTTTAACCTAATGACTGAAGTAATCAACAGCATGCATTTTCCCCTGTTACCTTTGAGCAGTAAAaacttctgttttaataaaatattagtattAATCTCATTATGCAAATGGAACATCCAGACGTCATCAATCCAAGTTGTTAATATCATGTTTCGTTAATGATCAGAAAGCCATTTTTGTTTCCCCACATAAAGGAAATGACTGTTGTCCACTATAGATATTGGcacttctgaaaaaaaaaaaattaaatacttaCCCGGTCTTTTCTGCTTTATTCAACACATGGATCACCACAGCAACACTGTCCTAAATGACGACAAATCAGAAGCAGGGGACAATTGTATGTCAGGCCACAttttatgtttacttttttccaaCATGTTAAATTCAGCTAAAAATAGTAATTGTGTTCTCTGTAGAGTATCTGTACTTATTTTTACTTACCAAGGGCTCCCAAATGTTAAACACAACAAAGACAACATTCAAGgaatttttaattacatttaagaaAAAAGTTGATGTTATCATAATGTCAATGCTAGTTTGCCATAAAAAGATGTGAAATTTGCAATTTGAAAGTGTTTGTGCATTTGGAACAATAGATTACTTTTACGCTAAGGATAAATTGGGATCATAGTTACATACGTCAAATTACAACTGAGACTTCAGGGCATCAACATTAAGTACAGGATTCTATGGTAAGCTATTTACCAAGAAGCACTTCTGATTTGAAGCTAACATGAGCACACAACAAacttgtgatttattttttaggattaCCCCATTTGTTCCTCTTATCAGTCAGAGAGAATGTTTATTTCTCTAAATTCTATACATTTTGTATACTATCTAGGCCCTTAAAGATTTGGAACTTTCATTTTTAGTAATTCAGTACAGTAAGTGTTTTAAGGGGGCTGCTTAGCTGCTGGTTGCTTTGTTTAGTATCCACCTTAGTGgcctgtttaaaaataaaatgcacatGACAATACACAtggtgaaatttttttttttaattcatgagaAGTCCTGCGGTTAACAAAGTTAACTAGTTATAAAGCAGGCATGGGGTTTTTAAAAGCATCTTAGCATGAATATGATTCTTAAATTAGTGTTTATGAATCTTCACTAGTAGAGCGTAAGTCTTAAGTGTAATGCTCGCTCTACAAGTTAAGATAATCTTAACACTAAGGGTGAACTAACCTTTTGGGAATCTTGGCCCAGGTTAGTTAGTCTTCTTGTGACATTCCATAATTGAGCCATAATTGTCATAACCAAACTAATCTAGTCATGCCCTGTCAATaccaaaactataaataaataatctcagAGTTAGAGGTGGGTGATATGGAAAAATATGTAATATCACAAagtcataattttttttttttctgtaaacagCACCTACCATGCAACAAGATGCATCAAGGTGGCCCATGTCCAACCAGTGTACATGGGCAGATGCTTCTCATGGGACAGCACAAGGCCAGGGTGttctaaaaatattttttttccagttgGACATTAATACATGAATAATATAGTTAACAATGACACTTTAGGTCGCTAaaatactaagaataaaagtcagGCATTTTCTGTAGAGtaaccatttttattttaatttctccATTAACAGCACCCACCATACAGCTATGACAGTTAAGTACACTTTTAATCTCAAAAGCATCTGAGCATGAATATGATGCTTAAAATAGCGTTAAGATAATCTTAACTGTCagagtgtgtgtttagtgtgatgcTTGCTCTACCAGTTAAGTTTATCTTTACACCAAGATTCTTTTAAAAATCTGGGCCCAGGTTAGTTAGTCTTCTTGTGACACACAGGATGAGCCATAATCACCATAACCAAGCTAATTTTCTCATCATGCCCAGTCAAAACAAAACTAGAGTCACACATTTTCTGagtatcttttttttattccctGTAAACAGCATATACCATGCAACAAGAGCCATCAAGGTGGCCCATGTCTGACCAGTGTACAGGACAAGGCCAGGGTGTTCTACCTCATGTTAATGGTGAGTTTACTGAAGAAGGAGAAAAGCAATTTTTCAGTTGGGTATTAGTACGTTAACACTACAGGTAAGAATGATGCCTGAAGTCgctgaaatgcaaataataaaaatcaggcATTCTCAAAAGCACAGGATGTGCCATAATTGCCGTAACCAAGCTAATTTTCTCATCATGCCTTGTCAAAACCAAaactacagtggtgcttgaaaccctttagaattttatatttttgcatacATTTGACTTAAAACATCATCAgcttttcacacaagtcctacaaGTAGATAAGGAGAACCATATCAAACAAATGAAACACAAATATTAGACTttggaccattttcttcaataaaaaaatgacaatgTTACAGATCTATGAGtggtaaaagtatgtgaacctttgctttcagtatctggtgtgacccctttgtgcagcaataactgcaactaaacgtttccgaAAACTCCTGATTAGTCCTGCACATCGGCTTGGAGGAGTTTTAACCCATTCCTCCGTACAACTTCACAGCTTCAACTCTGttatgttggtgggtttcctcacatgaACCGCTTGCTTCAGGTCCATCCACAACATTATTGCATTAATATcgggactttgacttggccattccaaaacattaactttattcttctttaactatTCTTTGGTAAAATGACTTGTGTGCTTCTGGTTGTTGTCTTGCTGCGTGACCCACATTCTCTTGCAGATGCAGCAAAAAAGGCctaaaccatgatactaccaccaccgtgtttcacagatgggataaggtttttatgctggaatgcagtgttttcctttctccaaacataacgcttctcatttaaaccaaaaagatcTGTTCCATTgttccaatagccttctggcttgtccatgtgatctttagcaaactgcagacgagcagcaatgttctttttggagagcagcagctttctccttgcaaccctgccatgcacaccattgttgttcagtgtactcctgatggtggactcattaacatcaacattagccaatgtgagagaggcctttaGTTGCTTATAAGTTACCTTGGGTTCCTTTGTGACCTTGcagactattacacgccttgcttTTGTCGTGATCACTGTTGGTTGACCACTCCTGGGGaaggtaacaatggtcttgaatttccaacatttgtacacaatctgtctgactgtgtattggtggagtccaaactctttagagatggttttgtaaccctttccagcctgatgagaaTCAATGACTTctctcagaaatctcctttgtttgtgccatgatacactaccaCAAATGTGTGTTGTGAAGATCAaactttgatagatccctgttctttaaataaaacagggtgccactcatacctgattgtcatcccattgattgaaaacacctgactcaaatttcaccttcaaattatcTGCTAATCCTGAAGATTCACTCACAGATATgttatattggatcattttcctcaatgaataaatgaccaagtctaATATTTGTGTCTTATTTGTTTGATCTGAATCTCCCTATCTACtattaggacttgtgtgaaaatctgatgaagtTTTAGGTcaaatttatgcagaaatatagacaattccaaagggttcacaaactttcaagcaccactgtaaaaaataaataaataaataaagaaaaaagaaaaaaaaagtcatgtaTTTTCTAATTTTTTATTCCATGTAAACAGCACCTACCGTACAACAAGATCCATCAAGGTGGCCCATGTCCAACCAGTGTACATGGGCAGATGCTTCTCAGGGGACAGGACAAGGCCAGGGCGTCCTACCTCATGTCAACGGTGAGTTTAATGAAGAAGGAGAAAAGCaatttatcagtttattaatacataaatattataggTAAGAACAACGTCTTAGGTTGCAAAATGCATCTTCTGTAGGGTgaactttttcattttaatttctgcTTTAACAGCACCCACCATACAGCAGGGACTGTCAAGGCGGTTCATACCCAATCAGTGTGCACGTAAGTTTGATCAGTTAAAATGAACAGCCCTAGAACACATTAATCATGAATAGAAAATAAACTAGATTTTGTAAaatgatatatttttttaattttgcagcTGTAGACAGAACTGTCCTGGAGGCACTGAGAGAGATGGACCTGAAGATAAATTActcttttaatactgtttgtttctcACACACAGCTGCCACGATGAAAAATCACGTGCTGCCAGCGCCAACTGAAGCAGAAGCGGAGAACTGCTTAAAGGACTACTTGCGGCTGGCACCAGGAAGGAGACattaatttttattgtatttagtagttaattgctatttttgttttgttatttgtgttcatcgtaattattattctaatgtttatttatcatatataaaaaTTTTGATTCATGAATTCATATTTCACTTAATTTTGTGTCAaggaacaataataaataagaatctTACTACCACTGATTATAATGTCTGTTGTTTATAGATATATTATCtgtattatctattattataattattattatttttaaagcagtACATGAGAGgggagtgcacacacacacattcaattaCATTCAGACGCTGTATTTTAGCTATACTGTACACATAAGTCTGGAATGCAGCGTCTGAACGCCATTTCAGCATCCAAGCCTGATATTTAGGAGATGTATTACAGATGAATAAGCGCTATATTAGATGGTCTCAGATACCTCTCATAAGTGTCTTTGAGATGCAGCCATGATGATGACGTAGTAAGATTGATCTGGAACGCAGCAGCTGAAGGTCTTCCACGATCCACCAGCGACGTATCAGAGACGTATTGCAGATGAGCAAACGCTCTATTAAATACGTATTCCAGACCAACTGGGTTACATCCAACAGACGTCGCTGagatgtatacagtgtatcacaaaagtgagtacacccctcacatttctgcaaatatttcattatatattttcatgtgacaacactatagacatgaaacttggatataacttagagtagtcagtgtacagcttgtatagcagtgtagatttactgtcttctgaaaataactcaacacacagccattaatgtctaaatagctggcaacataagtgagtacaccccacagtgaacatgtccaaattctgcccaaatgtgtcgttgtccctccctggtgtcatgtgtcaaggtcccaggtgtaaatgcaCTCTTATCCCAGATTAGTTGAGTTTACTAGAAAATTGCGTGGAAACCCGTTGCCTTAAATTACTTAAGTTTTTACACAAGCAGAAACTAATAAAGTCAAGTCGTATTAACATAGACTCTTAAATGGATCCATTAGACAAATCAAGTTTACATTAGTAGTCTTTACTTAAAATCATAAGTTCACCTAAATGATCTCTTTTCTTAAGTTTAAATtgtagaaaataaatattttaagtatACAAAAATcatataacaaataataacattattaattactacttaaaatgtttaatacttTAATGTTTTCTTGTAATTCATTTTTTAGATTACTTTGCATTAAATTGTTTCAAcaaatttttaaagaaattaaacaaTACTTTTCAGTGTTCCaatgtattttattgacaaaatgTTGCAGTTCTCATGTGTTGCCGAGTCAATAACAAATTTGTCAaccaagtaaaagtaaaaacaggCATTAAAACTGCTTggtaatttgttttgtttgttttcagaaCCCGTATGCACAGCATTTAACAAGATAAACACTTTAAACCATACATTAAAACTTGATACAAGCTGTTAAAACATCAACTTGACTGATGAACTGTGTTAAGTTTATCTAGTCACCTGAACACTAATATGCAGTCCTGAGAAAAAATTTCTACATCCTGAATTGTAGAACACAAGTGGCTGGACATTCCCATCCCACAACAAACTTCAATCAGTTGTCACAATACAAAATCTAACAAAACTGTTtaacatttccttttttatcaCTTGTGACAAAAGgacatttgtattgtattttaacaaacattttaaagggTTGTTAGTGCTATTGGTGTCAAAGAACGGACAGTAACAATGAATAAAGAGACACAAGGCTGGGGAAAAAGTCACTGAAAAAACAAGCAGCCATGCCTTCTCACATTAACCTTAGCCATTGCTATTAGCCATAGCAATTACTTACAGTGCAAGCTGTTTTTTCAGAGTTTGTAATCTGGGTTTTAGTTCATTGTGGCCCAGTGAAAGGAGAACCTgttggatgaactggaatgtgttCCTCATTGATTTGGGATAGTTGAGATGCAGGGCGTAAGTAAGTCCAAACAGAATGCACATAGCTTTTGGCAGGTCTTGAATGTTGTCCATCACAACCTCTCCCTCAATAATGATCTTTAGAGAGGCTGGCCTGAGGTGGGGGGATGGGGAGAGCAAAGCAACGTCAAGGTGGCAGAATGAGTCATCAGAGTCCTAACAACATAAGAGCACAATAATCACATTCAATCAATTCTTTAAATAACAATCTataaaaaaactacataaaactaTGCTCACATTGTTTGTCAAAAACAGAAACTATAAAACAATAGTGAAAAGTCAAGGTTACGCTGACATTTGATACTCTTTGATAAAGTAAGAGGTTACTTACAGAGCATTCTTTGTAGAAGTCTGCGGGACTGTCCCCAAGGACAATAGGAAGCCCTCTGAGCACCAGTGTCCGAATGTCAGTTGGCTCTTTGGTCTTTTGGAGAGTAAAATAACAATACAGTTACATATGTATGTAGAATGACAAGTTAATGACTGGTCAATAAGAAAACACAATTTTGATTGGATTGTGCAATTAGTATAGTTGCATTTTTAGTGACATGTCATCACATAAGCTGTGAAAAACAATACAATGCAAGTACATAATGGATATGGACCAACCTTAGTCTGCTGTGATAGCTGTGACAAAAGCTGCCCAATGTTCCCTCTCTTAGATTGAAATATCTCAATGAGACGAAGACTGTGCTGATCAATGCTTTCATAGAACTCTTGCTTGAGGTTCTTGCCCACAATCCTGTTGAACTCCATGTACACCTGAAAAATACAGATTTCAAAACTAATTAATACTGTGGCTGGGCCTGCAGCAATTTTGTTCCATCCCCTCTTAGCCTACTTGTTTCATCCCTAACCAACTACACCTGACCAATATCCCACCCACCATTCATTCTCACATGGGCCTTTAAGAATAACGAGAATGTATCGTAGTAGGATATTAGGTCAGATGTAGTTGGTTGGGCATGGAACAAGGATAATTGCAATATTATCCTtggaataaatatataatttataaatttgaatatatttaaaaaagattaaaatgagatgtcaaaaattacattaaagtgACAGAATGGTCAGACATTAATAATCTCTCTTGAACATACCTGATCTTCCGTGAAAAGAGCAGGCCAGCATTCCAAAATCTTGCTTATGGCAGGTTCAGATTCCACTACCTCTTTTCTTCTCAATGCAAATGTCACATCcatcttctgttttatacattgTCCATCTGGAGTTCTCTTCTGCATTTCATCAATCAATTGCTTGCGGGCACCCTCAAGGCCTGACTGATCAAATCCCTCAGGATAGTTGGGTAAGTAGTTAAGCTCGCCTTTCTTGGCCTTCTTGATATTCTTGTTAGCTGGTTCGCCTTCTGCTGAATGCCCTCCCCGTTTACCTGCATTTACCGCAACATCAAGGCAGCCTGATCTTCTACACTTTGTTCTGTAGTTAGCCATTTTGTATTTTAGGCTGTTTTTCCAACC containing:
- the LOC134307248 gene encoding uncharacterized protein LOC134307248 produces the protein MAARREIQDKEMTAHQKMTLRVILTEADIRKVTLNTRPATMEDLICKLKESLGLDYNCSLQYKDPEFNYELCNLTDIEDLPEKPTVKVIPLLELVPVSTPDEILSDTQSTADTEVLSHSSQDRQTPWPELFSIPAFSVDVNYRLRQADLLYLRDGTHLKVTKELKHVILESLAESMYSYTAYPNNAQFESVAAALISKHPCLQERGSTNHYNGWKNSLKYKMANYRTKCRRSGCLDVAVNAGKRGGHSAEGEPANKNIKKAKKGELNYLPNYPEGFDQSGLEGARKQLIDEMQKRTPDGQCIKQKMDVTFALRRKEVVESEPAISKILECWPALFTEDQVYMEFNRIVGKNLKQEFYESIDQHSLRLIEIFQSKRGNIGQLLSQLSQQTKTKEPTDIRTLVLRGLPIVLGDSPADFYKECSDSDDSFCHLDVALLSPSPHLRPASLKIIIEGEVVMDNIQDLPKAMCILFGLTYALHLNYPKSMRNTFQFIQQVLLSLGHNELKPRLQTLKKQLAL